The genomic region TGCCGGGCATGAACAAGCAGATGAAGGCGCAGGCCGCCGCCAGCGGGTTTGATGACAAGGCGCTCAAGCGCCAGGAAGCCATCATCCTCTCCATGACGCCGCAGGAACGGGCCAAGCCGGACCTGCTCAAAGCCAGCCGGAAAAAGCGCATCGCGGCCGGCGCGGGCGTCGGCGTGCCGGAGGTGAACCGGCTTCTCAAAATGCACATCCAGATGGCCGACATGATGAAGCGCGCCGGCAAGGGCAAGGGCCTTCCCGGTATGCCGGGCGGGCGCATGCCCCCCGGAATGGGCGCTGGCATGGGCGGCGGTCTGGGCGGCATGGGTGGCGGCCTCGGAGGCGCTGCCGATGACCTCCTGAAAGGAAAATCCCCAGCGGGATTAAGTGGTTTGCCGGGCCTGCCGGGCACTGGCGCACCTTTGGGGCCTGATGGCCTGCCGCCCGGCTTCCCGAAGAAAAAATAATCGTTTCAACTCCAAAAGGACTAGTCACAATGGCCGTTAGAATCCGTCTTGCCCGCGCGGGCGCCAAGAAACGCCCCTACTATCGCATCGTCGTGGCTGACAGCCGCGATCCGCGCGATGGCCGCTTCATCGAGCGTATCGGTTCCTACAACCCGATGCTGCCGAAAGACCATGCCGAGCGCGTGACCTTCGACGCCGAGAAAGCCGCCGCCTGGATCAAGAAAGGCGCCAAGCCGACCGACCGCGTCGCGCGCTTCCTCGCCGCTGAAGGGCTCTATGAGTGGAAAGCGGGCAATAACCCGAAAAAGGCCGAGCCGGGCCAGGCCGCCAAGGAGCGTGCTGCCGAGCGCGCCGAGAAGGAAGAAGCCAAAAAGACCGCTGAAGCCGAAGCCAAGGCCGCGCCTGCTGAAGAAGTAGCTGAGGAAGTGGTCGAAGAAGCCGCTGCTGAAGAAGCACCTGCCGCTGAAGAAGCGCCGGCTGCCGAGGAAGCTGCTGCTGAAGCACCGGCCGAAGAGGTAGCTGCCGAGGAAGCCCCGGCTGAAGAAGAAAAGGCTTAATCAGCCTGAACTTCGTCATTCCCGCGCAGGCGGGAATCCAGCCGCTGCTGACATCTGTCGGCGTGAACTGATGAACTGGATTCCGGACAGCCCTTCATCCGAAGGGCTTCCGGAATGACGAGATGTGATGATGCTTCCATGACCAACCCCCTCATCGTCATTGCCGCCATTGTGGGCGCCCATGGGGTGAGGGGCGAGGCGAAGCTGCGCGCCTTTGGCGACGCGGCCAATACCGCCTCTTACGGCCCGTTCCTCGATAAGGACGGCAAGGCGATCCTCACGCCGAAAACCGCCCGCTCATCGGGCGGTGAGGCCGTGATCGTCTCCTTTAA from Glycocaulis abyssi harbors:
- the rpsP gene encoding 30S ribosomal protein S16, with translation MAVRIRLARAGAKKRPYYRIVVADSRDPRDGRFIERIGSYNPMLPKDHAERVTFDAEKAAAWIKKGAKPTDRVARFLAAEGLYEWKAGNNPKKAEPGQAAKERAAERAEKEEAKKTAEAEAKAAPAEEVAEEVVEEAAAEEAPAAEEAPAAEEAAAEAPAEEVAAEEAPAEEEKA